DNA sequence from the Vibrio pelagius genome:
GTCTACCAAGTCAAAGTTGATGGTAATCTGTGTACCAATAATTCATCGGCATTAAGAAACGTGGCTTTGTTAGGGCAAGGGATCATTTACGTACCTAGAGTCTTGATTCATGAGGATTTAGAGCAGGGGCGTTTAATCCAACTGTTTCAAGGACAAACGGCCAAGTGCTTAGGCATTTATGCGGTTTACCCTTATACGCGTCAGCAACCTGAAAAGGTGAAGCGTTTTATTGAACACTTGTACCAAGGGTTTCAAAAGCGTAGCCATCAGTTTTAGGCTAAGTCTAAGCAAAGTTTCTAGCTCTTTTTCTGCTCGGTATCTCATGCTTGGCACCTCACTTCACATCTCGAATATTAGTCGGTGCAAGCGACGCATTTGCAATAACTGGATGTGTGACGCAGCTGTTAATGTTTGGTTTTGATATTGTTTCCATAAAGAAACAATCTGTTTCTTACTCAAGTTTTGAAGTTTGTTTTTGTTAACTTGTTGAAAATATTAGCTTTATTATAAGTAAGCCTAATATTGGAGAGTGTTGGCGAGATCAGCAGCGTAGACGCTGTATAACAGGCTGCTTATAGTGGCTGGGCATAATAATTAGAGATATGGATATGGAACAAAAGCAGCTGATTGATCAATTCAAGGTAATCGTGGGTGACGACAATGTGTTAACCGACGACATCAAAACCAAGTATTACCGTTCGGGCTTTCGCTCTGGTGGTGGTTCTGCACTGGCCGTTGTCTTTCCAAATACCTTGGTAGAACAGTGGAAAGTTATTAAGCAATGTGTCGAAGCTAACTGCATCATCATTATGCAGGCTGCTAAAACCGGTTTAACAGAAGGTTCTGCACCAAGCGGTAACGATTATGACCGCGATGTTGTCGTTATCAATATCACTAAAATGAAACAGATCCACCTTCTTGATGGTGGCAAGCAAGCGGTTTGTCTGCCGGGTGCGAGTTTACACTCCCTCGAAAAAACATTAAAAACGGTTAACCGTGCACCACACTCTGTTATCGGTTCTTCTTCTTTAGGTGCGACAGTGGTTGGCGGTATCGCGAACAACTCAGGTGGGGCGTTAGTGAAGCGTGGCCCTGCCTACACTGAGCTTGCGATATTCGCTCAAGTCGATAAAGACGGCAAACTTCATTTAGTTAACCATTTAGGCATTGATGGTCTTGGCGAGACACCAGAAGAAATCTTGCAAAACGTTCAAGACGGAAACTTCGACCCAAGTAAAGTTGTTCATGATGATCGAATGGCGTCTGACAAAGAGTATGACGAGCGCGTAAGAGACGTGACCTCTGACATTCCATCACGATTCAATGCGGATGATCGCCGACTGTTTGAAGCTAGCGGTTGTGCCGGTAAGCTTGGTGTGTTTGCAGTTCGCGTTGATAGCTACCCAGTACCAGACAAAGAGCAGGTCTTTTATCTTGGCACAAATGATCCAGCGAAACTCACTCAGCTGCGCAAAGACTTTTTGACTCAGTTTGAGAATCTGCCTGAAATGGGTGAGTACATGCACCGTGATATTTTTAATATGGCGGAGAAGTACGGCAAAGATGTATTCCTATCCATCGACCATCTTGGTACGGACAACTTACCAAAGATGTTTGCTTTAAAAGCCAAGGTTGAAAATACGTTAGAGCGAATTCCGTTTGTTAGTAAACATCTGCCAGATACGATCTTGTACTATGCGAGTAAGTTGTTCCCGCAACATTTACCGCAAAGGTTGCTAGATTATCGTGATAAATACGAGCACCACTTGATCTTGAAGATGAGTGATGGCGGTATTGATGAGGCTAAGAAATACCTTAAAGAGGTGTGGGCAGCAGAACCAGACCAAGATTACTTTGAGTGTACCGCGGAAGAAGGTAAGAAAGCGTACCTGAATCGTTTTGCAGCAGCAGGAGCGGCGATTCGTTACGAAACCATCCATCGAAATGAAGTAGAGGATATTGTCGCACTCGATATTGCGTTACGACGTAACGACGAGGAGTGGTTAGAAACACTGCCACAAGAGGTGACAGATAACCTTGTGATGCCTCTCTATTACGGCCACTTTATGTGTTTTGTCTTCCACCAAGATTACATCTTCAAAAAGGGAACAGACACAAAACGCATGAAGAGATTGATGTTAGAACACTTGAATAGCCGTGGCGCAAAATACCCAGCGGAACACAACGTAGGACACTTGTACGAAGCGGAAAACTCACTACAGAAGTTCTACCATCAGCTCGATCCAACCAATACCTTTAACCCAGGTATCGGTAAAATGGACAAGTATCGCCGCAATTGTAACTGCTGTGCCTAACGAGCTTTAACCGAAAAAATAATAAACAAAGCCACTTCAACGAGTGGCTTTGTTGTTTTATAGCGCCTGAGTTCGAGCATTTGGGCGTTTGAGAGTTTGAGTAAGGGTTTGAAGTGCTAATACTTCAAATACAAATGACTCAAAAGCTAAAGTTGATTGGAAGAGTAAGGCTTAAGCGTGTACCAGTTATGCTCGTCGGGGGTTTAATTAATGGTTGAGCGCGGTAAACAAGATCGACAGCTTCGTTATCTAACGAAAGGGTACCCGAACTTTTAACCAACACGACGTCAATCACATTACCTTGGCGATCCATTGTAAATTTGATAACCGGCATACCTTTCCTCTTCATGCGTTTCGCTTTTCTGGGGTAACGCTTTTCTCGCTCAAGATGTGCATGAAGTGCTTGCTGCCAATTGATTTTAGCCGCTTTTCCCGCTTCAGAAAGTTGTCCAACCCGAAGCGCACTCGCTTGCTGCTGGCTATTTTCAGCCATTAAATTAGGTTGAGATTTTGCTGTTTGCACGATTTGTTGCTGGTCTTTGAGATCATCACTGATTGGACGCGGTTTCTCAATCGGAACGGGTTTCACAATCGCCTTTTGGGGATCGGGGGTGACTTTAGGTTTCGTCTTTTTGACAACGGGAGGCTCTGAACGACTTTTAGGTGGTACAGGCGTTTTCGCAATCTGTTTTGGCTCCTCGGGTTTAGTTTTCGTCTCTTTTTCCGGCTTGGCCTCTTGGTTTATTGCTGATGAAAGCGCGTTTGCTTTCTCAACCTCAACGAACTTTGGCTGCTCTTTCACAGCTTTCGGTTTGACGATTGGTTGTATCTCCTCAACCGTTGCAGCTTGGATCATCTGCTCTTGAGCTATCTCAGGTTGATTTTCGCCTATCTCCGTATCTTCTACTTGCATTTTTGCCATCGCAAGAGGAGCAACAATCGTAACCTTAATGGGGGCAGCTTGCGGAGGCGGAGCAAAATCGTACTCAGGTGTCCAAAGGTAATAAACAAGAGCAGATAAGTGAAGGGCAACACTCAATGCAAAACCGACGACAAACCAAGGTCGACGAGGCTTACGTGATCGAACCCTTAAGGTGGCAAAAATACTCATGCTTATTACCCCTGTGGCGTTTCTAAGCCAACGAGCGCAATCTGGCTGTATCCAGCGCGTACAAGTGTGTTCATGACTTTCATGAGTTCGTCATAGGTAATGCTTTTGTCAGCTCTTAGATAAATTCTCTGATTTTGGTCCTCGATAAGTAGCGGAAGATCAAATGGTAGCTGTTCTAACGTTGAAGCCTTATCCTCACCTAATGTCAGCTCTAGCCCCTTACCAACGGTAAGGAACAAAGGTTCATCAGGTAAAGGTGTGGC
Encoded proteins:
- the dld gene encoding D-lactate dehydrogenase encodes the protein MEQKQLIDQFKVIVGDDNVLTDDIKTKYYRSGFRSGGGSALAVVFPNTLVEQWKVIKQCVEANCIIIMQAAKTGLTEGSAPSGNDYDRDVVVINITKMKQIHLLDGGKQAVCLPGASLHSLEKTLKTVNRAPHSVIGSSSLGATVVGGIANNSGGALVKRGPAYTELAIFAQVDKDGKLHLVNHLGIDGLGETPEEILQNVQDGNFDPSKVVHDDRMASDKEYDERVRDVTSDIPSRFNADDRRLFEASGCAGKLGVFAVRVDSYPVPDKEQVFYLGTNDPAKLTQLRKDFLTQFENLPEMGEYMHRDIFNMAEKYGKDVFLSIDHLGTDNLPKMFALKAKVENTLERIPFVSKHLPDTILYYASKLFPQHLPQRLLDYRDKYEHHLILKMSDGGIDEAKKYLKEVWAAEPDQDYFECTAEEGKKAYLNRFAAAGAAIRYETIHRNEVEDIVALDIALRRNDEEWLETLPQEVTDNLVMPLYYGHFMCFVFHQDYIFKKGTDTKRMKRLMLEHLNSRGAKYPAEHNVGHLYEAENSLQKFYHQLDPTNTFNPGIGKMDKYRRNCNCCA
- a CDS encoding energy transducer TonB family protein, which encodes MSIFATLRVRSRKPRRPWFVVGFALSVALHLSALVYYLWTPEYDFAPPPQAAPIKVTIVAPLAMAKMQVEDTEIGENQPEIAQEQMIQAATVEEIQPIVKPKAVKEQPKFVEVEKANALSSAINQEAKPEKETKTKPEEPKQIAKTPVPPKSRSEPPVVKKTKPKVTPDPQKAIVKPVPIEKPRPISDDLKDQQQIVQTAKSQPNLMAENSQQQASALRVGQLSEAGKAAKINWQQALHAHLEREKRYPRKAKRMKRKGMPVIKFTMDRQGNVIDVVLVKSSGTLSLDNEAVDLVYRAQPLIKPPTSITGTRLSLTLPINFSF
- a CDS encoding biopolymer transporter ExbD, with product MGFQTSSDSDELVENHDINVTPLVDVMLVLLIIVMVAAPLATVNVPVDLPSSSAEATPLPDEPLFLTVGKGLELTLGEDKASTLEQLPFDLPLLIEDQNQRIYLRADKSITYDELMKVMNTLVRAGYSQIALVGLETPQG